In Musa acuminata AAA Group cultivar baxijiao chromosome BXJ3-9, Cavendish_Baxijiao_AAA, whole genome shotgun sequence, a single genomic region encodes these proteins:
- the LOC103997923 gene encoding protein TIFY 10b, whose product MADQKMGNNKGEKSNFSLTCRLLSQYLKEKNGFGGLGLEMAAAKPLDQQAKGKSRAPTTMSLLPGADVSGDDQTQNNEDENPLKSMDLFPRNSGFDSGLLPKEESGKTPEIKRQTEKGQLTIFYGGKVLVFDDFPAEKAKDLMRMASKENISSQNFSFSTPHPAAAGADCPPKPDPISPADSLAKATASDMPIARKNSLHRFLEKRKDRINTKAPYQVHGSSAATNEAKPESSQSWLNLGRQVPQAEHGSETSKQHMYRCEGKLV is encoded by the exons atGGCAGATCAGAAGATGGGAAACAACAAGGGGGAGAAGTCCAACTTCTCGCTCACATGCAGGCTCTTGAGCCAGTACTTGAAGGAGAAGAACGGCTTCGGTGGCCTTGGCCTTGAGATGGCGGCCGCTAAGCCTCTTGATCAACAAGCCAAAG GTAAATCTCGGGCGCCCACAACCATGAGCCTGTTGCCGGGGGCGGATGTGTCGGGAGATGACCAAACTCAGAACAACGAAGACGAGAACCCTCTCAAATCCATGGATCTCTTCCCCCGGAACTCTGGCTTTGACTCGGGTCTTCTGCCCAAAGAGGAATCGGGCAAGACCCCGGAGATTAA GCGACAGACGGAGAAGGGCCAGCTGACGATCTTTTACGGGGGGAAGGTGCTGGTCTTCGACGACTTCCCGGCCGAGAAAGCCAAGGATCTGATGCGGATGGCGAGCAAAGAGAACATCTCATCTCAAAACTTCAGCTTCTCCACCCCCCACCCCGCCGCTGCCGGAGCCGACTGCCCCCCCAAGCCTGACCCCATCTCACCGGCCGATAGCCTCGCCAAGGCCACCGCTTCTG ATATGCCCATAGCGAGGAAGAACTCCCTCCATAGGTTCCTCGAGAAGAGGAAGGACCG AATCAACACCAAGGCGCCGTATCAAGTCCATGGCTCGTCGGCGGCCACCAACGAGGCCAAGCCAGAGTCCAGCCAGTCCTGGCTCAACTTAGGCCGACAAGTCCCGCAGGCAGAGCACGGTTCGGAGACCAGCAAACAGCACATGTATCGGTGTGAAGGGAAGCTCGTCTGA
- the LOC135648306 gene encoding pollen receptor-like kinase 3: MAAALALLFHHHRCHPRHRLLLLLLLLLLVPVYSAPELAPLSDTNALLLLKDSFTNATALSSWTPTNSNPCNPSSPWRGVLCLHDIVTALHLSEMGLSGSINVDALSRFTGLRIVNFANNSFSGPIPPLGRLHALKAIYLSRNHFSDAIPTDFFDGMTRLKKLWLNDNAFTGLIPYSLSKATALLELRLEDNHFSGSIPALILPSLSSLNLSNNQLEGAIPDVYSSFNASSFLGNKDLCGEQLDSQSCKTMTHMGNDKVLVLCFVTVVLVCLAMYIFTKRERSGETALDTVQSQRKLETGATSPGSPDEEYQRAFSSRPKGGSINGYGRMESSRKPVGNGREGGSGGGGDGGDGGGGGGGGGGGGAADLVMVNDRKGAFGLPDLMKAAAEVMGSGGLGSAYKAVMANGVAVVVKRIRDMNRVGKEAFDAEMRRLGCFVHPNLLPPLAYHYRKDEKLLVYEYIPKGSLLYVLHGDRGLDYSSLDWPTRLKIARGVARGLACLHAEQPPVEAPHGNLKSSNVLLAPDFEPLLVDYGFLPLVNPAQAPTTMQAHRSPEALADRPVDPRSDVYCLGVILLELLTGKFPSQYLDSAEGGTDVVHWATYAIGEGREAEILDPALVAGAQSSMPDMKRLLRVAVDCTDPEPDRRIELREAVERIEEVAAEVETAAPGERSGRRVGSIGEASERQ, translated from the exons ATGGCCGCTGCCTTGGCCCTCCTTTTCCACCACCACCGTTGCCACCCCCGgcaccgcctcctcctcctcctcctcctcctactgctAGTGCCTGTCTACTCTGCTCCGGAGCTGGCCCCTTTGTCGGACACCAACGCCCTCCTACTCCTCAAGGACTCCTTCACGAACGCCACCGCGTTGTCGTCATGGACGCCCACCAACTCCAACCCCTGCAATCCGAGTTCCCCCTGGAGAGGCGTCCTCTGCCTCCACGACATCGTCACCGCCCTCCACCTCTCCGAAATGGGCCTCTCTGGGAGCATCAACGTCGACGCGCTCTCCCGCTTCACCGGGCTTCGAATAGTAAACTTCGCCAACAACTCCTTCTCCGGCCCCATTCCTCCACTCGGCCGCCTTCATGCGCTCAAGGCCATCTACCTGTCCCGGAACCACTTCTCCGACGCCATCCCCACCGACTTCTTCGACGGCATGACTCGTCTCAAGAAGCTGTGGCTCAACGACAACGCCTTCACCGGCCTCATCCCCTACTCCCTGTCGAAGGCCACCGCCCTCTTGGAGCTGCGCCTGGAGGACAACCATTTCTCCGGTTCCATACCCGCTCTGATCTTGCCGTCCCTCTCCTCCCTCAACCTGTCGAATAATCAACTCGAGGGGGCGATCCCCGACGTCTATTCCAGTTTCAACGCCAGCTCGTTCCTGGGCAACAAAGATTTGTGCGGCGAGCAGCTTGACAGCCAGTCATGCAAAACAATGACACATATGGGAAACGACAAGGTGTTGGTTCTGTGCTTCGTCACCGTCGTCCTCGTGTGCTTGGCTATGTATATATTCACAAAACGAGAGAGGAGTGGAGAAACTGCGCTTGACACGGTACAGAGTCAAAGAAAGTTGGAGACGGGGGCGACGTCCCCCGGTTCGCCCGACGAGGAATACCAGAGAGCGTTTAGCAGCCGGCCCAAGGGTGGATCCATCAACGGGTACGGAAGAATGGAGTCGTCGAGGAAACCGGTCGGGAATGGAAGGgagggtggcagcggcggcggaggcgacggcggagacggaggaggcggaggagggggagggggagggggaggggccgCGGATCTGGTGATGGTGAACGATAGGAAAGGCGCGTTCGGGTTGCCGGACCTGATGAAGGCCGCGGCCGAGGTGATGGGGAGCGGCGGGCTGGGCTCCGCGTACAAGGCGGTGATGGCCAACGGGGTGGCCGTGGTGGTGAAGCGGATACGCGACATGAACCGGGTGGGGAAGGAGGCGTTCGACGCCGAGATGCGCCGGCTCGGGTGCTTCGTCCACCCCAACCTGCTTCCCCCGCTAGCCTACCATTACCGGAAGGATGAGAAGCTGCTGGTGTACGAATACATCCCTAAAGGCAGCTTATTGTACGTCCTCCACG GTGATCGCGGGCTCGATTACTCTTCTTTGGACTGGCCGACGCGACTAAAGATCGCACGAGGAGTAGCCCGCGGCCTCGCCTGCCTCCACGCCGAGCAGCCCCCCGTCGAGGCGCCCCACGGCAACCTCAAGTCCAGCAACGTGCTCCTTGCGCCCGACTTCGAACCCCTCCTCGTCGACTACGGCTTCCTCCCCTTGGTCAACCCCGCGCAGGCCCCCACCACCATGCAGGCCCACCGGTCCCCCGAAGCCCTGGCCGACCGCCCCGTGGATCCCCGTTCCGACGTCTACTGCCTCGGCGTCATCCTCCTCGAGCTCCTCACCGGCAAGTTCCCGTCGCAGTACCTCGACAGCGCCGAGGGCGGCACCGACGTCGTCCACTGGGCGACGTACGCCATCGGCGAGGGACGGGAGGCCGAGATCCTGGACCCCGCCCTCGTGGCCGGGGCCCAGTCGTCGATGCCTGACATGAAGCGGCTGCTCCGGGTCGCGGTGGATTGTACCGATCCGGAGCCCGACCGGCGGATCGAGCTGCGGGAGGCCGTCGAGAGGATCGAGGAGGTCGCCGCCGAGGTTGAGACGGCCGCACCGGGGGAGCGGTCGGGACGTCGGGTCGGGAGCATCGGCGAGGCGTCGGAGCGACAATAG